One window from the genome of Kaistella carnis encodes:
- the asnS gene encoding asparagine--tRNA ligase, whose amino-acid sequence MRTTIKELLGDYKKLLHHDITIQGWVRAFRSNRFIALNDGSTINNLQVVVDFEKFDENILKNISNSASLKIVGEVVESQGAGQSIEIIAKKIIILGDNFTEERDKTILQPKKHSLEVLREQAHLRFRTNLFSAVFRVRSSVSFAIHQFFNQNQFFYMNTPIITGADAEGAGEMFSVTNFDLNDIPRNEEGKIDFEKDFFGKKTNLTVSGQLSVETAMMGLGRVYTFGPTFRAENSNTTRHLAEFWMVEPEVAFNNLEDNIDLAEDFLKYVINYVLENCKDDLEFLDKRFAEEQKQKPEKDRASEGLIEKLQNVIQKRFKRVSYTEAIDILKNSKENKKGKFQFPIEEWGADLQSEHERFLVEKHFECPVVLFDYPKEIKAFYMKLNEDGKTVAAMDVLFPGIGEIIGGSQREDKFEVLGTKMKDMNVDEEELWWYLDTRKFGSVPHAGFGLGLERLVLFVTGMTNIRDVIPFPRTPHNAEF is encoded by the coding sequence ATGAGAACCACTATAAAAGAATTATTAGGAGATTATAAAAAACTGTTACATCACGACATTACCATTCAGGGCTGGGTTAGAGCATTTCGCTCGAACCGGTTTATTGCTTTGAATGACGGATCTACAATCAACAATTTACAGGTCGTGGTAGACTTTGAAAAGTTTGACGAAAATATTCTTAAAAACATCAGCAATTCAGCCTCATTAAAGATTGTGGGTGAAGTTGTTGAAAGCCAGGGAGCAGGACAAAGCATCGAAATTATTGCCAAAAAAATTATTATTCTCGGCGATAACTTTACCGAAGAAAGAGACAAAACCATTCTTCAGCCGAAGAAACACTCTTTAGAGGTTTTACGTGAGCAGGCGCATTTGCGTTTCCGTACCAATTTATTCAGCGCGGTTTTTAGAGTCAGAAGTTCCGTAAGTTTTGCGATTCACCAATTCTTCAACCAGAATCAGTTTTTCTACATGAATACGCCGATTATTACAGGAGCTGATGCAGAAGGAGCTGGGGAAATGTTCAGTGTTACAAATTTTGATTTAAATGATATTCCACGAAATGAGGAAGGAAAAATTGATTTTGAAAAAGATTTTTTTGGGAAGAAAACCAATCTAACTGTTTCCGGTCAGTTAAGCGTGGAAACTGCGATGATGGGATTAGGTCGGGTTTATACTTTTGGACCTACTTTCCGGGCAGAAAATTCGAATACAACGCGTCACCTTGCAGAATTCTGGATGGTAGAACCGGAAGTTGCCTTTAATAATTTAGAAGACAACATCGATCTGGCGGAAGATTTCTTAAAGTATGTGATCAACTACGTTTTAGAAAACTGCAAAGATGATCTGGAGTTTTTAGATAAAAGATTTGCCGAAGAGCAAAAGCAAAAACCAGAGAAAGACAGAGCTTCCGAAGGTTTGATTGAGAAGTTGCAGAATGTGATCCAGAAGAGATTTAAGCGTGTTTCTTATACCGAAGCAATTGATATTCTTAAAAATTCGAAAGAAAATAAAAAAGGAAAATTTCAGTTTCCTATCGAGGAATGGGGCGCAGACTTGCAAAGTGAACACGAACGCTTCTTGGTAGAAAAACATTTTGAATGTCCTGTCGTTCTTTTTGATTATCCAAAAGAGATCAAGGCGTTTTACATGAAATTGAACGAAGATGGAAAAACCGTGGCCGCAATGGATGTTTTATTCCCGGGAATTGGTGAAATTATTGGTGGATCCCAAAGAGAAGATAAATTTGAGGTGTTGGGAACCAAGATGAAGGATATGAATGTTGATGAAGAGGAACTTTGGTGGTATTTAGACACAAGAAAATTCGGTTCTGTTCCGCACGCAGGGTTCGGACTTGGTTTGGAACGATTGGTTCTTTTTGTGACCGGTATGACCAATATCAGAGACGTTATTCCTTTCCCTAGAACTCCACATAATGCGGAATTCTAA
- the rpoN gene encoding RNA polymerase factor sigma-54, giving the protein MLKQNLQMRLGQKLAPQQIQLMKLIQLHTLEFEEELERELEENPALEKVQEENKDEDYASLDDKYEDEGNESIDTDFDVNEYIFDDEPAYKSSANNYSADDEEFDNQSLLTEGQSLYDYLLEQIHLAKIDGEDLKIAEYVIGNLDNDGYLRREIKKLVDDLAFSQGLFTTVEKVTEILENYVQKLDPPGVGARDLQECLLLQIEKKVSADKAVSLAANILRNQFDALTNKHYNKIIQKYDIEEENLKDALEVISKLSPKVGGNFDSQTITINNEIIPDFLITVKDNGAKGVEVIPSLNSKNAPSLRVSDEYKSILTTYSHDKKSAEHKQAALFIKQKLDAAKWYIDAINQRQNTLLQTISAIVKLQKDYFITADDKSLKPMILKDVADITGFDISTISRVVKSKYADTPNGIVYLKSLFSDSLINDDGEEVSTKEIKTHLQDVINNENKRKPLTDDALVGLLKEKGYNIARRTIAKYREQLNIPVARLRKEL; this is encoded by the coding sequence ATGTTAAAACAAAATCTTCAAATGCGACTTGGCCAGAAATTGGCCCCTCAGCAAATTCAGCTTATGAAGTTGATTCAGCTTCACACGCTCGAATTCGAAGAGGAACTGGAGCGCGAATTGGAAGAAAATCCGGCCTTGGAAAAAGTGCAGGAAGAAAATAAAGATGAAGACTACGCCTCGCTTGATGATAAATATGAAGATGAAGGGAACGAAAGTATCGATACCGATTTCGACGTTAATGAATACATTTTCGATGACGAACCGGCCTATAAATCATCTGCAAACAATTACTCTGCTGATGATGAAGAGTTTGATAACCAATCACTCCTCACAGAAGGACAGTCTTTATATGACTATCTTTTGGAACAGATTCACCTGGCAAAAATCGATGGCGAAGATTTAAAAATTGCAGAATATGTTATTGGAAATCTCGACAACGATGGTTATTTGCGTCGTGAAATTAAGAAATTGGTAGATGATCTTGCTTTTTCCCAAGGTCTTTTTACCACCGTTGAAAAAGTGACGGAAATTCTAGAAAATTACGTTCAGAAATTAGATCCGCCGGGAGTTGGTGCACGCGACCTTCAGGAATGTTTATTGCTGCAGATCGAGAAAAAAGTGAGCGCTGATAAAGCGGTGAGTTTAGCGGCCAATATCTTGAGAAATCAGTTTGATGCTTTAACCAATAAGCATTATAACAAGATTATTCAGAAATACGATATTGAAGAAGAAAATTTAAAAGATGCTTTGGAAGTAATTTCCAAATTGTCTCCGAAAGTTGGGGGGAATTTTGATTCGCAAACCATCACCATTAATAATGAAATTATTCCGGATTTCTTGATCACTGTTAAAGATAACGGTGCTAAAGGAGTGGAAGTAATTCCGTCCCTGAACAGCAAGAATGCACCTTCTTTAAGAGTTTCTGATGAATACAAAAGTATTTTGACCACTTATTCTCACGATAAAAAATCAGCAGAACATAAACAGGCAGCACTTTTCATTAAGCAGAAATTAGATGCAGCAAAATGGTATATTGATGCGATCAACCAACGCCAAAATACCTTATTGCAAACAATTTCAGCGATTGTAAAGTTGCAGAAAGATTATTTCATCACGGCTGATGATAAATCATTGAAACCAATGATTCTAAAAGACGTCGCAGATATTACCGGTTTCGATATTTCTACGATCTCGCGGGTCGTAAAAAGCAAATATGCCGATACTCCAAATGGAATTGTTTATTTGAAAAGTCTTTTCTCAGATTCATTGATAAACGATGATGGAGAAGAAGTTTCTACGAAAGAAATTAAAACCCACTTGCAGGACGTCATTAACAACGAAAACAAGAGAAAACCATTGACAGACGACGCTTTGGTAGGTTTGTTAAAGGAAAAAGGATATAATATAGCAAGACGAACAATTGCGAAATACCGGGAGCAGCTTAATATTCCGGTCGCACGTTTGCGAAAAGAATTATAA
- a CDS encoding beta-carotene 15,15'-monooxygenase, with amino-acid sequence MAEFDLDSFKKTWQQEPAQPKYDSNEIESMLNKSSRNYVKYILWISLAEFIIILSANIYYSFLGDDTSDLLRILKRLGINDSTNFEGAISNLYLILKLISLALTGVFVVVFYQNYRKINVESNLKKLILQIIRFKKTVQLFILANISLVILFTAVLGIFTLSVLDEQHIKLTNPTLLGFITGLMLTMGLSAVLMWVYYRVVYGLILSRLGKNLKQLQNIEEGN; translated from the coding sequence ATGGCTGAGTTTGATTTAGACAGTTTTAAAAAAACCTGGCAGCAAGAACCTGCCCAGCCCAAATATGACAGCAACGAAATTGAATCGATGCTGAATAAATCCTCGCGAAATTATGTGAAATATATTCTTTGGATCAGTCTTGCAGAATTTATTATAATCCTAAGTGCAAATATTTACTACAGTTTTCTGGGAGATGACACTTCGGATCTACTGCGGATTTTAAAAAGATTAGGAATTAATGACTCCACCAATTTTGAAGGAGCCATCAGCAATTTATATCTCATTTTAAAATTAATAAGTCTTGCTCTTACCGGCGTTTTTGTTGTCGTTTTTTATCAGAATTACCGAAAGATAAATGTAGAATCTAATCTGAAAAAACTTATTCTGCAAATCATTAGATTCAAGAAAACAGTTCAGCTATTTATTCTGGCGAATATTTCCCTGGTGATTTTATTCACTGCCGTATTGGGAATTTTCACCTTATCCGTTTTAGATGAGCAACATATTAAATTAACGAATCCTACCCTTTTAGGCTTTATTACAGGATTAATGCTAACGATGGGATTAAGCGCAGTTTTAATGTGGGTTTATTACCGCGTGGTTTACGGTTTAATTCTGAGCCGCTTGGGCAAGAATCTAAAACAGCTCCAAAATATAGAAGAGGGAAATTAA
- a CDS encoding RNA polymerase sigma factor, with amino-acid sequence MSAKEKEFAKLIKDNQGLIIKVSRLYTNTLEDEQDLFQEIVLQLWRSYDSFKGQSKISTWMYRVALNTAITLFRKKTKSPQTDELMDYHHSDFLEDDDEKQQQVSVLYKIIKMLPSVERAIVTMYLDDLPYRDIAENLGITEVNARVKMNRLKKTLKQLMEKHG; translated from the coding sequence TTGAGTGCGAAAGAGAAAGAGTTTGCGAAATTAATTAAAGATAATCAAGGTTTGATTATCAAGGTTTCACGACTCTATACCAACACCTTAGAAGATGAGCAAGATCTTTTTCAGGAAATCGTGTTACAACTTTGGCGTTCTTACGACTCATTCAAAGGGCAATCGAAAATATCTACCTGGATGTACCGTGTTGCTCTGAATACTGCAATCACCTTATTCCGAAAAAAAACAAAGTCGCCACAGACTGATGAATTGATGGATTATCATCACTCCGATTTTCTGGAGGATGATGACGAAAAACAACAGCAGGTAAGCGTTCTTTATAAAATTATAAAAATGCTGCCCAGTGTAGAAAGGGCGATTGTGACGATGTATCTGGATGATTTACCTTACCGTGATATTGCGGAAAACTTAGGAATTACCGAAGTGAATGCGAGAGTGAAAATGAACAGACTTAAGAAAACTTTAAAACAACTGATGGAAAAACATGGCTGA
- a CDS encoding ABC transporter ATP-binding protein, producing the protein MPKPFNRTVTLYHIYQQLIPFIKPYRLMMYFTLFLTFIGALMAQVNPLVLKYTVDEVTELTQLPNPMDEGIHVLVVISAILLGKEIVNIFIQFGQKFYGEKIRINTSSVLAQTAIDKILTYSVAFYTNENHETGKLQQRIDRGIESLTKLVQNFFIDILPLFSNALIALVIMFMQNVYVGLVSTIVVPIYFTISSLQAKKLSGVRRQLRNQREQKTSGLLNLINSIMVIKSFVREKFEGKKQYDLQMQLMESQLFTRRTNFIYDGLKTFIEQFGVVLIILLTVYLVLDEQMTIGAIMLHILLFNNVSAPIRQLHRIYDDMNDAMIYAEGYFDILNADDYTEPNGTFVEKDIKGKFELQNIDFTYPNGTKALHNVSMTIQNGKTTALVGLSGAGKSTVINLLCKFYLPDSGKIMLDEVNLDNFDNTSLRNDIGLVLQKNHIFQGSIEDNIRYGNMNASFEEIETAAKKAYLHDQVIELPEKYQHDATQLSGGQQQRIAIARLFLKDPPIIFLDEPTASLDAIATEQIKNSLDAIKKGRTVVIISHSLSQILDSDCIYVMKKGTVVESGTHDELISLHGVYREIFDASARSLNLDKLLSSFQEN; encoded by the coding sequence ATGCCAAAACCGTTTAACCGAACCGTCACCCTATATCACATTTATCAGCAGCTGATTCCTTTTATCAAACCTTATCGTTTGATGATGTATTTCACCTTGTTTTTAACTTTTATCGGTGCATTGATGGCTCAGGTGAATCCTTTGGTTCTAAAATATACGGTAGATGAAGTGACTGAATTAACACAGCTTCCAAATCCGATGGATGAAGGAATTCATGTGTTGGTTGTGATTTCCGCTATATTATTGGGAAAAGAAATCGTAAATATTTTCATTCAGTTTGGACAGAAATTCTACGGGGAAAAAATTAGAATTAATACCAGTTCTGTTTTAGCCCAAACCGCAATTGATAAGATCCTGACCTACAGCGTGGCTTTTTACACCAATGAAAATCACGAAACCGGAAAACTTCAGCAGCGGATTGACCGTGGGATCGAAAGTTTAACCAAACTGGTTCAGAATTTTTTTATTGACATTTTACCGCTGTTTTCCAATGCTTTGATTGCTTTGGTGATCATGTTTATGCAAAATGTGTATGTGGGTTTAGTGTCAACCATTGTAGTGCCTATTTATTTCACCATCAGCTCTTTGCAGGCAAAAAAATTGTCCGGTGTGCGCCGGCAGTTGCGTAATCAGCGGGAACAGAAAACCTCCGGACTTTTAAATCTGATCAATTCTATTATGGTCATTAAAAGTTTTGTAAGAGAAAAATTTGAAGGAAAAAAACAGTATGATCTGCAGATGCAGCTCATGGAAAGCCAGCTTTTTACGCGCCGAACCAACTTTATTTATGATGGTTTAAAGACTTTCATCGAACAGTTTGGAGTGGTTTTAATTATTTTGTTAACGGTTTATTTGGTACTCGATGAGCAAATGACAATTGGTGCAATTATGCTTCATATTCTTTTGTTCAATAATGTATCAGCACCAATTCGTCAGCTTCACCGTATTTATGATGATATGAATGACGCTATGATTTATGCAGAAGGTTATTTTGATATTTTAAATGCCGATGACTACACGGAACCCAATGGAACATTTGTAGAAAAAGATATTAAAGGGAAATTTGAACTACAGAATATCGACTTTACTTATCCGAACGGAACGAAAGCACTGCACAATGTTTCGATGACCATTCAGAATGGAAAGACAACAGCTTTAGTTGGTTTAAGTGGCGCCGGAAAATCAACAGTGATTAATTTGTTATGTAAATTTTATCTGCCCGACTCCGGAAAAATTATGCTGGATGAAGTGAATCTGGATAATTTTGATAATACTTCTTTAAGAAATGATATTGGTCTGGTTTTACAAAAAAATCATATTTTCCAGGGAAGTATTGAAGACAATATTCGCTACGGAAATATGAATGCCAGTTTTGAAGAAATAGAAACGGCAGCGAAAAAAGCCTATCTGCATGATCAGGTGATCGAATTGCCGGAGAAATATCAACATGATGCAACTCAACTTTCCGGTGGACAGCAACAGCGGATTGCCATTGCTAGATTGTTTTTGAAAGATCCACCCATTATTTTTCTGGATGAACCGACGGCAAGTTTAGATGCCATAGCAACGGAGCAGATCAAAAACTCTTTGGATGCCATTAAGAAGGGAAGAACCGTGGTCATTATTTCCCATTCTCTTTCTCAGATCTTAGATTCAGATTGTATTTATGTCATGAAAAAAGGGACGGTTGTGGAAAGCGGAACTCACGATGAACTCATCAGTTTACACGGTGTGTATCGTGAAATTTTCGATGCTTCTGCCCGAAGTCTGAATTTAGACAAACTCCTGAGCTCCTTCCAGGAGAATTAA
- a CDS encoding HD domain-containing protein, producing MSQNIIESTVAFVKEKLEGAEAGHDWFHIERVWKLSKKIAQNETCNLEVVELAALLHDIADPKFHNGDEELAIKISREFLESQNADTPIIDQVLFIIKNISFKNRNEIAENPPIELQIVQDADRLDAIGAIGIARTFNFGGFKNNLMYHPEIEPKLNQTKEEYKKSNGTTINHFYEKLLLLKDLMNTETGKKLAEDRHNFMLSFLKQFYHEWNVD from the coding sequence ATGTCCCAAAATATAATTGAAAGCACCGTAGCTTTTGTTAAAGAAAAACTAGAAGGAGCAGAAGCCGGTCACGACTGGTTTCATATCGAAAGGGTTTGGAAACTCTCCAAAAAAATAGCGCAGAATGAAACCTGCAATTTGGAAGTGGTAGAGTTGGCTGCTTTACTTCATGACATTGCAGATCCCAAATTTCATAATGGTGATGAAGAGTTAGCTATTAAAATTTCGAGGGAATTTCTGGAAAGTCAAAATGCAGACACGCCCATTATTGACCAGGTTTTATTCATTATAAAAAACATCTCCTTTAAAAACAGAAATGAGATTGCAGAAAATCCACCTATAGAATTGCAAATAGTTCAAGATGCCGATCGACTCGACGCCATCGGAGCTATAGGAATTGCACGGACTTTTAATTTCGGAGGCTTTAAAAATAATTTAATGTATCACCCTGAAATTGAACCGAAGCTGAACCAAACCAAAGAAGAATATAAAAAATCGAACGGAACAACGATCAATCATTTTTACGAAAAGTTGTTGCTTTTAAAAGATTTAATGAATACCGAAACCGGAAAAAAACTGGCGGAAGACCGACATAATTTCATGCTCAGTTTTCTAAAGCAGTTTTACCATGAATGGAATGTTGATTAA
- a CDS encoding efflux RND transporter periplasmic adaptor subunit: MKKKFTLKKALYILLGVVFVGALIMGITYLISSNSKESETFLTKKPFVQNMDDKVMATGKIVPREEIEIKPNISGIIDKILVTEGDNVTAGQLVATIRIVPSIQNVNAAQQEINNANLQISNAEINVAQQQKQFQMQQRLYTQGVISKQEYISAQQQLQSTQQTLRNAQQQRQTAQKNLQIAKTGATPELAGLATTQIRSKANGTVLEVPVKVGSQVIEANSFNAGSTICSIADLNSLIFEGTIDEAQAGKLKEGMDMNIVIGALQNKSFPGRVTMIAPKGKEESGTIKFPIEGDVFNKTNEYIRAGFSANGEIILSSQKNALLLDESLIQYEKVNGKDNSFVEVKQPDGKFKKVNVKLGASDGINVQILSGITKDAEVKVWNPSDKDKETLKEQKAK, encoded by the coding sequence ATGAAAAAGAAGTTCACTTTAAAAAAAGCCCTTTACATTCTGCTGGGAGTGGTATTTGTCGGCGCTCTGATCATGGGAATCACCTATCTCATCTCTTCGAACTCGAAAGAAAGCGAGACCTTTTTAACCAAAAAACCCTTCGTTCAAAACATGGATGACAAGGTTATGGCGACAGGCAAAATTGTACCACGCGAAGAAATTGAAATCAAACCCAACATCTCCGGAATTATCGATAAAATTCTGGTAACCGAAGGCGATAATGTGACGGCAGGTCAATTGGTGGCGACCATTAGAATTGTACCGAGCATTCAAAATGTGAACGCGGCTCAACAGGAAATTAATAATGCGAATCTTCAGATTAGCAATGCAGAAATTAATGTTGCTCAACAGCAGAAACAATTTCAAATGCAACAAAGATTATACACCCAAGGTGTCATTTCTAAACAGGAATATATCTCCGCACAACAGCAGTTACAATCTACGCAACAGACTCTGCGTAATGCTCAGCAACAAAGACAAACTGCGCAGAAAAATCTTCAGATCGCAAAAACAGGAGCTACGCCGGAATTGGCAGGTTTAGCGACCACACAAATTCGTTCGAAAGCCAACGGAACTGTTTTAGAAGTTCCTGTAAAAGTCGGAAGTCAGGTTATTGAAGCCAACTCATTTAACGCAGGAAGCACAATTTGTTCTATTGCAGATTTGAACTCTTTAATCTTTGAAGGGACGATTGATGAAGCGCAAGCGGGAAAACTGAAAGAAGGTATGGATATGAACATCGTGATCGGAGCTTTGCAAAATAAATCTTTCCCGGGCCGTGTAACCATGATTGCACCAAAAGGAAAGGAAGAATCAGGAACAATTAAATTCCCGATTGAAGGTGATGTTTTTAATAAAACCAACGAATACATCAGAGCTGGATTTTCTGCAAACGGGGAAATTATTTTAAGTTCTCAGAAAAATGCCTTGCTTTTAGATGAATCTTTAATTCAATATGAAAAGGTAAATGGGAAAGATAATTCTTTCGTTGAAGTGAAACAACCCGACGGAAAATTCAAAAAGGTAAATGTGAAACTCGGCGCCAGTGACGGAATTAATGTTCAGATTCTCTCCGGAATTACAAAAGATGCTGAAGTGAAAGTCTGGAATCCATCGGACAAAGACAAGGAAACGCTAAAAGAGCAGAAAGCAAAATAA
- a CDS encoding ABC transporter permease, with protein MNIIFKIDTWQEIYYSLKNNKLRTFLTMIGVGWGMFLFVALLGAAKGMENGFDKTFSGFATNSIFLWAQNTSIPYDGFPKGRKMDLHLSDLDLLPKKIQQIDYISPQSSRGNFGTPGEAFSRNGKNATYTLTGDFPIGNKISEKKLIFGRYLNDADISGNKNVIVIGEEIYKNFFDAKKNENPIGKSVNVKGIFFNVIGVFRVKKGGGMENDQSSFIPFTTFSKMYNNGDKVGFFAIVSKPDADLTVVEDQVKAELKKKYNVSPEDTNAFGSFNLGKMFLKLTGFLSGMQLLTITVGTLTILAGVIAISNILLITVKERTKEIGIRRALGAKPAEVRNQILLESVVITLSSGILGFICGIFLLMILDLVTRGQDSFPFYNPTVNYGQVFGAMAIMVILGLIIGMIPAQRAVKIRPIEALRSE; from the coding sequence ATGAACATCATTTTCAAAATAGACACCTGGCAAGAAATTTATTATTCCCTCAAGAATAATAAGTTGCGCACCTTTCTTACCATGATTGGTGTGGGTTGGGGAATGTTTCTTTTCGTGGCCCTCTTAGGAGCAGCCAAAGGAATGGAAAACGGTTTCGATAAAACATTTTCTGGTTTTGCGACCAACTCCATTTTTCTTTGGGCACAGAACACTTCTATTCCCTATGATGGTTTCCCGAAAGGCCGTAAAATGGATCTTCATTTAAGTGATCTTGATTTACTTCCGAAAAAAATTCAGCAGATCGATTATATATCGCCTCAATCTTCCCGTGGAAATTTTGGGACGCCGGGAGAAGCCTTTTCCAGAAACGGAAAGAATGCTACCTACACTTTAACGGGAGATTTCCCTATTGGAAATAAAATTTCGGAGAAAAAATTGATTTTTGGTCGGTACCTAAACGATGCTGACATCTCCGGAAATAAAAATGTTATCGTGATCGGGGAAGAAATCTATAAAAACTTTTTCGATGCTAAGAAGAATGAGAATCCTATTGGTAAATCCGTTAATGTAAAAGGGATTTTCTTTAATGTCATCGGCGTTTTCCGCGTGAAAAAAGGCGGTGGAATGGAGAATGATCAATCCTCATTCATTCCTTTCACTACCTTTTCAAAAATGTATAATAACGGGGACAAAGTAGGATTTTTTGCGATCGTAAGTAAACCTGATGCCGATTTAACTGTAGTTGAAGATCAGGTAAAAGCAGAACTCAAAAAAAAATACAATGTTTCACCGGAAGACACCAATGCTTTTGGAAGTTTCAACCTCGGAAAGATGTTCCTAAAGCTGACCGGGTTTTTAAGCGGAATGCAATTGCTGACGATTACCGTAGGAACTTTAACCATTTTAGCCGGCGTAATCGCGATCTCGAACATTTTACTTATTACGGTGAAGGAGAGAACAAAAGAAATTGGAATCCGTCGGGCTTTAGGTGCTAAACCGGCAGAAGTACGAAATCAAATATTACTGGAAAGTGTCGTCATCACGCTTTCTTCAGGTATTCTAGGATTCATATGCGGGATTTTTCTACTCATGATTCTCGATCTTGTGACGAGAGGTCAGGATAGTTTTCCGTTTTATAATCCGACGGTGAATTATGGACAGGTTTTCGGTGCCATGGCAATTATGGTTATTTTAGGTTTGATCATTGGAATGATTCCCGCCCAAAGAGCCGTAAAAATTCGCCCGATTGAAGCGTTGAGATCAGAGTAA
- a CDS encoding ABC transporter permease: protein MFDIDRWREIFESIRSNILRTVLSGFTVALGLYIFIVLFGIGAGLQNAFTEGFARDATNLITIFTRKTTIAYGGLQSDRQIVLKNDDYKQITSEDTHMIESATPRYSANMTVKYGRESGNYQISGANPDEKIIENRQLTEGRYLNPLDMKRMQNVAVIGRMVQRDLIKNGSPIGKDLDINGTMFKVVGVFSDDGGDFDERMITVPITTLQQLKKGSDTVSTIFITYNPELKPAEAIKYGEKLEKELKAKHKVSPDDENGVVVRNNAKNMGETFQFLFIITVIVGFIGMGTLLAGIIGISNIMVYIVKERTQEIGVRKAIGAKPSSIVGLIMQESIVITVISGLIGVGLGILTLTLIGDSLEKYFIKDPSVGWGIVIVAFASLVISGLVAGFVPAYRASRIRPIEALRSE, encoded by the coding sequence ATGTTTGATATCGATCGCTGGAGAGAAATTTTTGAATCTATTCGCAGTAATATATTGCGGACGGTACTTTCCGGCTTCACGGTAGCGTTGGGCTTATATATCTTCATCGTTCTTTTTGGAATTGGTGCCGGCTTGCAAAACGCCTTTACAGAAGGCTTTGCCAGAGATGCCACCAACCTCATTACCATTTTCACCAGAAAAACAACCATCGCTTACGGAGGTTTACAATCGGACCGCCAGATTGTTCTTAAAAACGATGACTATAAGCAGATCACAAGTGAAGACACTCATATGATCGAAAGCGCAACACCACGTTATTCCGCAAATATGACGGTAAAATATGGTCGAGAAAGTGGAAATTACCAGATCAGCGGAGCGAATCCTGATGAAAAAATTATCGAAAACCGCCAATTGACAGAAGGCAGATATTTAAATCCGCTTGATATGAAGCGCATGCAAAATGTAGCGGTCATTGGACGAATGGTGCAGCGGGATTTAATTAAAAACGGAAGTCCAATTGGGAAAGACTTGGATATTAATGGAACGATGTTTAAAGTAGTCGGCGTTTTCTCTGACGACGGAGGCGATTTTGATGAAAGAATGATTACCGTTCCCATCACCACCTTGCAGCAGTTAAAAAAAGGTTCAGATACCGTAAGTACTATTTTCATTACATATAATCCTGAACTCAAACCGGCGGAAGCCATTAAATATGGCGAAAAATTAGAGAAAGAACTGAAAGCCAAACATAAAGTTTCCCCCGATGACGAAAATGGAGTTGTCGTAAGAAATAATGCTAAAAATATGGGCGAAACATTTCAGTTTCTTTTCATCATTACGGTAATTGTTGGTTTTATCGGCATGGGGACCTTGCTCGCGGGAATTATAGGAATCAGCAATATTATGGTCTACATCGTGAAAGAAAGAACGCAGGAAATAGGCGTCAGAAAAGCCATCGGAGCGAAACCCAGCAGTATTGTAGGTTTAATTATGCAGGAAAGTATTGTTATCACCGTAATTTCAGGACTGATCGGTGTTGGACTGGGAATATTAACATTAACATTAATCGGCGACAGTTTAGAAAAATATTTTATTAAAGATCCTTCCGTAGGTTGGGGAATTGTGATCGTGGCGTTTGCCAGTTTAGTGATCTCAGGATTGGTTGCCGGATTTGTACCCGCCTATCGGGCGAGTAGAATCAGACCGATCGAGGCGTTGAGAAGCGAATAG